In Rhizobium sp. CIAT894, the genomic window AGATGGAGCCGACCGAGGCCTTCACACGGGTCTATCAGGGCATCATGCGGCCGATGATCGAGATGGGCCGGCGGCTGATCGGCGCCATCCTGCATGAGGACCCCGCCTCGGAACATGTGCGCCTGCGCACATTCAACCTTCTCGGTAGCATCCTGGTCTTTCGCGTCACCCACGCGGCCGTCCTTGCCCAGATGGAATGGGACGCCATCGGCCCCGAACAGGTGGAAACCTTGCGCGGCCTTGCCGCCGAACTTGTGGATCTCCTCGGCCCGCCGAAAGGAGGCGCAGAATGAAACGCACGCTTCCCATCGCCATCCTGCTCCTGCTTGCGGTGGGTGCGGCGGCCTGGTGGTACGGACTGCCCGAAAGGCTCGGCTGGCTGCCTCCAACCGGCCGCGAATTCGTCCTTTATGGCAATGTCGATATCCGCCAGGTCTCGCTCGGCTTCCGCGTCAGCGGCCGCCTCTCCGAACTGCGCGTCGATGAGGGCGACGTCATCAAGAGCGGCACTGTTTTGGCGAAGCTCGACGCCGCGCCCTACGAATTCGCCGTCCGCTCCGGCGAGGCCAATGTCGCGGCGCTTCGGGCAACACTGGATAAGCTGAAGGCGGGGCCACGGCCGACCGAGATCGCACAGGCACGCGCCGCTTATGACGAAAGCCTCGCCGATCTCGAAAACGCCAACCTCGCTTATGAGCGCGCCCGCCAGCTTCGCCCGCAGGGCACGATCTCAGAAGCGAACCTCGATCAGGCAACCGCCGCAAAAGCGATGGCCGCCGCCCGCTCCGCTTCCGCCAACGAGGCGCTGAAACTGCTGCAGGAGGGCTCGCGGGCCGAGGATATCGCCGCCGCCGACGCGCAGGTGAAGGCCGCAGAGGCAACGCTCGCCTCTGCCCGCACGTCGCTTGAAGATACCGAGCTGCGTGCGGCGAATGACGGCGTCATTCTCTCTCGCGTGCGGGAAACCGGCGCCATCGTCTCGCCGGCCGATACCGTCTTCGTCTTGTCCCTGACCGCGCCCGTCTGGGTGCGCAGCTATGTCGCGGAACCCGATCTCGGCCGCATTCATCCCGGCATGAAGGTATCAGTCGCCTCCGATACGGCGCCCGACAAGCCCTATGAAGGCACGATCGGCTTCATCTCGCCGGTCGCCGAATTCACCCCGAAATCGGTGGAGACGCCGGAGCTCAGGACCGATCTCGTCTATCGCCTGAGGATCGTCATCGACAAGCCCGGCCCGGATCTGCGCCAGGGCATGCCGGTCACCGTGCGACTTTCCCCGCCCGCGGCAGACGGGCAATGACCGCCGCCGAAACCGCCCGCCGGACAGGTTGGGACGACAAGCCGCTCGTCCGGATCGACGGCGTCACCAAGCGCTTCGGTGACGCGCCCGCCGCCCTCGACGCCGTCTCCGGCGTCATTGGCGGCAGCGCCATCACCGGCCTCGTCGGCCCCGATGGCGCCGGCAAGACGACGCTGATCCGGCTGATGACCGGCCTGATGCTGCCGGATACGGGAACAGTAGAAGTCCTCGGCTTCGACACCCGAAAAAATGCCGCCGGCATCCAGGCGGCGATCGGCTACATGCCGCAGCGCTTCGGCCTCTATGAGGACCTCTCCGTGCAGGAGAACCTCGATCTCTATGCCGACCTGCGCGGCCTGCCGAAGAGCGACCGCGCCGGCGCCTTCGACGAACTGCTCACCTTCACCGACCTCAAGCGTTTCACCGGCCGGCTCGCCGGAAAGCTGTCCGGCGGCATGAAACAGAAGCTCGGCCTCGCCTGCGCGCTGCTGAAGAAGCCGCGCCTGCTGCTGCTCGACGAGCCGGGCGTCGGCGTCGACCCGATCTCGCGCCGCGACCTCTGGAAGATGGTCGAGAACCTGACCAGGGAAGGCATCGGCGTGCTCTGGTCGACCGCCTATCTCGACGAGGCCGAGGCCTGCGATCATGTGCTGCTGCTGAACCAGGGAAAACTGCTTTTCTCGGGAAAACCGGAGGAAATGACCGAGCGTGTCAACGGCCGCGTCTTCCGGGTCTCGGATGTCTCTGGCCGCCGCCGCCAGGTTCTTGCCGAGCTGCTGCAGGCCGATGGCGTTATCGACGGCGTGATCCAGGGCGAGGCGATCCGCCTGGTCGCTGCCAGCGGCAAGACGCCCGATATCGGCAAGGCCGGCGACCGAGCATCGCTCGCCTCCGCCCCGCCCCGCTTCGAGGATGCCTTTGTCGACATGCTCGGCGGCGGCCCCGGCGGCCGCTCCAGGCTTGCAGAAGCGCAAGAGCCGCTGAAGGCCGAGGACGACCGGCCGGTGATCGAGGCCAAGGGACTGACCAAGCGCTTCGGCGATTTCACCGCCGCCGACGATATCAGCTTCGATATCCGCCGCGGCGAGATCTTCGGCCTGCTCGGCCCGAACGGCGCCGGCAAATCCACCACCTTCAAGATGCTCTGCGGCCTGCTGAAGCCAACCAGCGGCGAAGGCCGCGTCGCCGGTTTCGATCTCCGCCGCGATGCCGCCGAAGCCCGCAACCAGCTTGGCTACATGGCGCAGAAATTCTCGCTCTATGGCGACCTCACCGTCATGCAGAACCTCGAATTCTTCGCCGGCGTCTACGGCCTTCGCGGTCAGCGCAAGCGCGAGCGCATCGCGCTGATGGCCGGCATTTTCGATTTTGGCCGCCACGCCCGCGAACCCGCCAAGGACCTGCCGCTTGGCCTGAAGCAGCGCCTGGCGCTTGCCTGCGCCGTCATGCATGAGCCGCACGCCCTGTTCCTGGACGAGCCGACATCAGGTGTCGATCCGATCACAAGGCGCGAGTTCTGGACGCATATCAACGCGCTTGTGGAAAAAGGCGTCACCGTGCTCGTCACCACCCATTTCATGGACGAGGCGGAATATTGCGACCGCATCTCGCTGATCTATCGCGGCCGCTCGATCGCGCTCGGTTCGCCCGATGAACTGAAGGCCCGCGTCGTGACCAAGGAACAGCCAGACCCGACGATGGAGGACGCCTTCATCGCCCTGGTGCAGCAATCAGAAACGGAGGATGCCGCATGAGCACCTCTTCCGGCCGGCTTCGGCGTTTGTTTGCCCTCGTGCGCAAGGAAAGCTTCCAGGCGATCCGCGATCCGAGCAGCATCCTCATCGCCTTCGTATTGCCGCTGATCCTGCTGTTTCTCTTCGGCTACGGTGTCTCGCTCGATACCACCCGCACCCGCATCGGCCTGGTGACCGAGGAGATGACGCCGCTGACGCAGGATCTGTCGGCGAGTTTCCAGGCCTCGCGCTATTTCGATGTGACGATCGGCCGTGACCGGCGCCTGTTCGAGGACGATTTGGTGACCGGCAAGGTGCGCGGCATCGTCATCATCCCCGCCGAGTTCACCACGCGCTACACCGCCGGCAATCGCCCCGTCATCCAGGTGATCGTCGACGGCTCCGACCCGAACACGGCGAATTTCGTGCAGAATTATGCGCAGGGCGCCGTTGCCAACTGGGAGCAGCAAAGGCGGGCTGATGTCGCCTCGCACAGCCCTGCCGTCGCGGTCGAGCAGCGCTTCTGGTTCAACCCGGAACTCACCAGCCGCAATTTCCTGGTGCCGGGCTCGATCGCCATTGTCATGACGCTTGTGGGCACGCTGCTCACCTCGCTCGTCGTCGCCCGCGAATGGGAACGCGGCACGATGGAAGCGATGATGGCGACGCCGGTGACGGCGGTCGAACTGCTCGCCGGCAAGATCTTGCCTTATTTCCTGCTCGGCCTCACCTCGATGACGCTCTGCGTGCTGCTGGCGGTCTTTCTCTTCGGCGTGCCCTTCCGCGGCTCGGTCGTCGCGCTTTACGCGCTGTCGGCCGCCTTCCTGATCCCGGCGCTCGGCCAGGGCCTGCTGATCTCGACGGCGACGAAGAACCAGTTCCTCGCCTCGCAACTGGCGCTGATCTCAGCCTTCCTGCCGGCCTTCCTGCTGTCGGGCTTCCTGTTCGAGATCAATTCCATGCCCGAAGTCATCCAATGGATCACCTTCATCGTGCCGGCACGCTACCTGATCCCCAGCCTGCAGACCGTGTTTCTCGCCGGCGACATCTGGCCGATGTTCGGAAAAGCGATCTCCGTCATGCTGACGATCGGCGCCATCATGTTCGTGCTGGCCGCACGCAGCACCAGAAAGAGGATCGGCTGAGATGGGATGGACGAGGCTTTACGCCCTGATCGTCAAGGAACTGCTCGCCGTGCTGCGCGACCCCAAGGGCCGCGCTATCCTGATCGGCCCGCCGATCGTTCAGCTCCTCGTCTTTTCCTATGCGGCAACGCTCGAAGTGCGCAATGTCGACGTCATGATCCTCAACCGCGACAGCGGCCATTGGGGCCAGGAGCTGATCGAGCGCATCGACGGCTCGCCGACCTTCCGCAACATCGAGGTCGCCGCCAGCCAGGCGGAAGTCCAGGTGGCGATCGACAATCAGGCCGTCATCGCCGCCGTCGAGATCGGCCCGGATTTCTCACGCAACATCGAGGCGGGAACGCCTGTTGATCTGCAGGTCGTGCTCGATGGCCGCCGCTCCAATGCCTCGCAGATCGTCGCGGGCTATCTCTCGCAGATCGGCGCGGCCCTTGCCGCCGAGACGCCGGCAGGCAGGCGCGCCGGCGCCGAAATGGTTTCGACAGTGCCCCGCAACTGGTTCAACCCGAACCTCACCTACCAATGGTTCATGGTGCCGAACCTGATCGCCAGCATCGCGCTGCTGATCGGCCTGATCGTCACGGCCCTGTCGATCGCCCGCGAGCGTGAGCTCGGCACCTTCGATCAGCTGATGGTCTCGCCGCTGCGCATGCATGAGATCCTGATCGGCAAGCTGATCCCGCCGATGATGATCGGCCTCTTCCACATCACCGTCTATATCCTCGCCGCCGTCTTCCTCTTCGAGGTGCCGCTGCGCGGCTCGCTCTTCCTGCTTTACGGCAGCGCGATCTTCTATTTGGGCTCGGTCGCCGGCCTCGGCCTCTTCATTTCGGCACTGTCGATGACGCAGCAGCAGGCGATCCTCGGCGCCTTCCTGTTCATGGTCCCGGCCATGCTGCTGTCGGGCTTCGCGACGCCGATCGAGAACATGCCGGGATGGCTGCAGCCGATCACCTTGATCAATCCGCTGCGCTATTTCCTGGTGATCGTCAAAGGCGTTTTCCTCAAGGATATCCCACTGAGCGAAGTGGTGAACCAGACGATCCCACTGGCGCTGATCGCCGCCGTCACCCTCAGTGCTGCCGCCTGGCTCTTCCGCCGGCGCCTGGAATAATCCCACCCCCACGCATGCTTTCTGCCGCCTCACAGATTGTGAACCCGGCTTCCAAAGCGTGACTCTTTGCTGCGGGAACATCGATTTGGCGTGGTCGTTACCCAAACGCAACCCCAGCAAAGGAGAAGCAAAATGTACAAGATTCTACTTGTCTCCAGCGCCCTTGCGCTGTCGTCGCTCGCCACCAATGCTCTGGCTGATGGAGCCGTGACCGGTGCCGCCGGTGGCGCCATCACCGGCGCGATCGTCGGTGGTCCCGTGGGTGCAGCCATTGGCGGGGTGGCCGGCGGTGTCGCCGGCGCCGTCGTCGATCCGCCGCCGCGCGAGGTCGTGACCTATGTCCAGCAGCAGCCCGCACCGACCACCGGCGTTGTGGTCGAGCAGCCAATCGTCGTCGGCAAGCCGCTTCCGGCTGATGTCGTCGTCACCCCGGTGCCCGACAATCCGAAATACGCCTATACCGTCGTCAACAATCGCCATGTGATCGTCGAGCCCCGCACCCATCGCGTGGTGCAGGTCATAGAATAATCAAAAGGTCGAGACCGCCTGTTGCGGCTCGACTACCTCCGGCCCCGCCTCGGCGGGGCCTTTTTTCGCGCCGGTCAAGCCCTGTAGGCGATGAGCACGGCGCCTCCCGCAATCATAACGACGCCAAGCCAGTTCGGAAACGTCAGGCGCTCGCCGAGGAACAGCACCGCAAAGACGGACACGAAGACGACGGATAGCTTGTCGATCGGCGCGACCCGGGCGGCATCGCCAAGTTTCAGGGCCCGGAAATAACAAATCCAGGATGCGCCGGTCGCCAGACCGGAGAGCACCAGGAAGAACCAGCTCCGGCTCGACACCGAGGACGGCTCCTGCCAGTTGCCCGAGATAGAAACCATCACTGCCGCCGCCAGCAGGATGACGATGGTGCGAATGAAGGTCGCGAAGTCGGAATTCACGTTCTCGACGCCGACTTTGGCAAAAATCGCCGTGAGCGCAGCAAAACCGGCGGAAAGAAGCGCCCAAAGCGGCCAACTCGTCAGGAGGCTTTTCATGCAGCTTGCCCTGTTATGCCTATCGGCGTGGCGAAGGAAACCGCCCACGACGTTCGTATCGTGAGCGGCTCGAGATCTCAATCAGACCTTCAGCTCGCGCCGCTCGCGCTCGGTCACCATGGCGAGATCGAGCACCTTCTGCAGATTGGCGGCGTGGCGGAAGTTCGGGTCCGGCTGAATGCCGCTTGCCACGGCCTCGGCAAAACGCTCGTAATTGGTCGCCACCGGTTCAACCTCGATCTCAGTCCAGGTGGCAGTTTCGATACCCTCGCCGAGGCAGCCATGCAGCTCGGAACCGTTAGGACGGTGGATCACCTCAAGGCTGCCCCTTTCGCCATAAATGCGCAGCTTCAGCTCGTTCAGGTGCCCTGTCGCCCAGCGGCTGGCGTGGATGACGCCGAGCGCGCCATTGGCGAAATCGACAGACATGGTGAAGCTGTCATTGGCATCGAGCAGATATTCGCCGATCTGGCCGCCGGGCGCCTTATTGAAGGTCTTCAGCCGCGCAAAGACGTGGTCGATGTCGGTCGCCGCACCGTAGGCGGCGAAATCGAGGATATGGATACCGACGTCGCCGAGCACGCCGTTCGAGCCGTGACCGGTGGAAAGCCGCCACAGCCAGGTCGATTCCGTGCGCCAATCGCCCCAGGCACGCGACACGAGCCAGCTCTGGAGATAGGAGGCTTCCACGTGCCTGATCGTGCCGAGTTCGCCTGATAGCACCATCTCGCGGGCGCGCTGCAACGGCGCGACATTGCGATAGGTCAGGTTGACCATATTGATGACGCCGGCCTTTTCGGCCGCCTCCGTCATCTCCAGCGCCTTCGCGTAATTCTCCGCGAGCGGCTTTTCGCAGAACACATGCTTGCCCGCGGCAATCAACGCCATCGTCGTCGGGTGGTGGATACGGTCGGGCGTGACGTTCGTCGCCGCATCGAATTCACCCCAGGCGATCGCCTCTTCCAGCGAAAGAAACCGCTTTTCGATGTTGAACTTGTCGGCGAAGGCCGAAAGCCGCTCGGGATCGGTGTCGACGGCACCGACCACTGTCACGCCGTCGATGAGGGAGAAGCGGGCGAGCTGGTTTTTCGCCATCACCCCCGTGCCAAGAACGAGTAGTCGCATGGATGCTCCTCAGCGGTAACCGGCTTCGCCGGCCTGGTGCAGTTTCGGGCCGCGCTCGACGATCGGCTCCAGTGCTTTTTCTACCGGCACATTTGGGGCGTCGATAATACCAGTCAACGCTCCCTCAGGGTTATAGGCCCACTTGACGCCGTTGATCAGCACCTTTTGCACCGTGGCGTCATGATAGGTCGGGTAGGTCTCGTGGCCGGGGCGGAAATAGAAGATATTGCCGGCGCCGCGCCGCCAGGTCAGGCCCGAGCGGAACACTTCTCCACCCTGAAACCAGGAGATGAATACCGTTTCGAGCGGCTCCGGCACCGAGAACTGCTCGCCGTACATTTCCTCATTCTCGAGTTCGAAATGCTCACCGATGCCGGCAGCGATCGGATGGCGCGGGTTGATCGTCCACAGCCGCTCGCGCTCGCCCGCCTCGCGCCATTTCAGCGCGCAGGGCGTGCCCATCAGCCGCTTGAAGATCTTCGAGAAATGGCCGGAATGCAGAACGAGAAGGCCCATGCCTTCCCAGACGCGTTTGGCGACGCGCTCGACGACGACATCGGAGACCGCGCCGTGGTCCTTATGGCCCCACCACGTCAAAACGTCGGTTTCATCAAGGCGGGCTTCGCTCAATCCGTGCTCCGGCTCCTGCAGCGTCGCCGTGGTCGCGGAAATGGCGGGATCTGTATTCAGCGCGTTGGCGATCGCCGTGTGCATGCCTTCGGGATAGATGCCCCGGACGATCTCATTGCTAGTCTCGTGGATATTCTCTCCCCAGACGACGGTGCGTATGGCCATGATGTGCTCCTGTGGAACCTGGAAGTATCGATAGGCGGGAAAAGCAGAAGAATTCAAAGCGCTTTGGAAACGGGCGCTGGTTGCGCCCCAGTCTCCTCCACGTCCAAGCAACACATAGCCCTTTGTCAGGATTTTGACAAAGGGGAAAATTTCTCCCGCGAGCTTCCGAGGAGCGATTTAAAATATCACAATGGATTCAATGCGAAACGGATTTCGAGAACAGATTGACCACGACGACCCCGGATATGATCAGCCCGAGGCCGATGATCGCCGGCGGATCGAGGCGCTGCTTGAAGAAGATCAGGCCGACCGAAGAAATCAGCACAATTCCCAAAGCGCTCCAAATCGCATAAGCGATGCCGACAGGAATGCTCTTCAGCGTCAGCGACAGGCAATAGAAGGCCGCCGCATAGCAGGCGACGACAAGCGCCGTCGGCCCGATGCGGGTGAACTGCTGCGACAATTGCAGCGCGGTCGTGCCGATGACCTCGAGCACGATGGCTGTAAACAACAGCCCGTAGATGGCGGCCTGGCTCATGGCGGTATTCCCTAGATTACTTTCCGGTCAATTCGACGAGGCGGTCGATGAGGTTCCGCCTCACAGCATCGGCGATATCATGGCTCTCCAGCGTATCTGCGAACCACAGCCCGTCGGCGGCGAAACGCACGATCTGCGCATCGAGCGAGGAATCGGTGCCGACATATTCCTCGGCCCGCGCCTGTACCCATTGGCGCCAGCGAAGGCGGAGCCGGGGTTCGGCAAGAAGCGCGATCGTCACCTGCGTCCAGCTCCTGGAATCGTCGGGACGATCCTTAAGACCGGCTACCGCCCCGACATAGGCGCGGGTGAAGCGGCCCTGCGGCACGGGATCGCGGCGCATCAGTTCCTCAATATCGGCGTCGAACTTTTCGAGCAGGCTCTCGAACAGGGCGTCGAGAAGCGCATTCTTCGTCGGGAAATGATGCAGCAGCCCACCCTTGCTGACACTGGAGGCGGCGGAGACGGCATCGAGCGTCACGGCCGCCATGCCTTCGCTGGCGGCAAGACGCGCGGCGACCTCCAGCAATTGCTGGCGCACGAGAACCGGTTGTTTCTTGCGATGATGAGCGTTTGACATGTCGAATAAAAGATACCGTCCGGACGGTTTTGTCAAGAAGAATCGCTGGATCCCCTGCCCCGCGGGCATTATGCGCGAAATGCCGCGGCACCTTGATGACAGTTGCGATCATTTTCCATCAGGTGCATGAAGGATCGGGGAATGGGGATGATATCGGGGATGGTTTCGTGACGGAGAAAGTCACCACTTTATATGAAGCGATCGGCGGCGATCCCACCGTGCGGGCGCTGACGCATCGCTTCTATGCGCTGATGGATAAGCTGCCCGAGGCAAGCAACGTGCGCGCCGTGCATCCGCCGAGCCTCGAAGGCAGCGAAGAGAAGTTCTACGAATATATGACCGGTTATCTCGGTGGCCCGCCGCTCTATACCGACAAACGCGGCCATCCGCGCCTGCGCAGCCGCCATTTCGTCGCCGAGATCGGCCCGGTCGAGCGCGACGAATGGCTGCTCTGTTTCCGCCGCGCGCTCGACGAGACGATCGCGAGCCAGGCGCTGCGCGATCTCATCTGGGCGCCGGTCGAACGCCTCGCCCATCACATGCAGAACAAGGAATAGTCATGAGCCTGAACGCGCGCCTGGAGCCGGTGCTTTATCTCTTTGCCGGCCTGTTCGGCGCAGCCGGCGTGGCGCTCGCCGCCCTTGCCGCCCATGGCGGCGGGCAAGCCAACCTTGCGGCATCCGCCTCGGCCATGTGTCTCGCACACGCCCCTGCCCTGCTGGCATTGGCTCTCGGCACTGCCAAGCTCAAAACCGCCTGGCTGGCCGGTTTCCTGATGATCGTCGGAACCCTACTCTTTGCGGGTGACCTCGTCACGCTGCGTTTTGGCGGCTCCGGCCTCTTCCCTTATGCCGCCCCGACCGGCGGCTGGGCGATGATGCTCGGCTGGCTGGCCGTCGCGGCGGGTGCTGTTTTTCGGGTTCGGGCGTAGAGTTTTGGCAATCGCCGCCGATTACTCGGGGGCGAACAAGAGTGGCATGAACGGCGTGCCGTGCAAACTGTCGGCAGCTATATACCCTCAACCACATTGAAGCCTTCGAAAACGGGCGGCCCCTTATACATCGCCTTGCGGTCGCCGGCATTGCGGTGCGCGGCGCGAAAATTCTCGGACTTCGTCCAGTTCTGGAAATCTGCTTCGCTCTTCCAGACCGTATGCGAGGAATAGAGCGTGTAACCCTCCTCTTCGCTGGCCTTGCCGCGCAGCAGGCGGAATTCGACGAAACCGGGCACCTCGGCCAGGCTGGAATCGCGATTGCGCCAGACCGTCTCGAAATCGCCCTCGGCCCCGGTTACGACCTTGAAGCGGTTCATTGCGATATACATGGAATCTCCTCAGGCTTTCCGCTTGCCCGCCCTTACCGAAGGCAAGGGAAAGGCGAGAATATTATCGCCGTTTGCCGCCGCCGCGCCAAGCGGTCTTGTGGCCGCCTCCCCAGGCATGCGCGCCTCCCAGGTCGGGAACAGCGTCACATTCCGGTAGATCTGCTGACGTTGAGCATGCTGCTGGAACAGTTCGTAAAGCTCGGGCACGAGGCCGTCGCCGCTCTGCGCGGCGAGCTTGTGCAGACCGATCATGGTGAAGCCATCGGGACGCTGGTCGTTCATCGGGAATTGTCTCGTTCGTTCATCGTCTGCAGCGCACGTTCCAGGCTGGACTTGCTGCCGTTGCGAAGCGGGATGAAGGCCTTGCTGAACTTCTTGCAGCCGGTCTTCACCCGCAGGCAGGCATCGTGGCTGATACAGTCGATGGGGCAGAACACGCAATCGACAGAGGGAAGCAACGTGTCGATGCGGGAAACCGCCTCGCGAAGACCGCCGTCGTGATGAATGAGCTCGGCGCCGAAATTGCTGGCGATCTGACGCAGATGCGCCACCTGGCAGTCACGCCCACCAACATAGAGGAAACTGCGGCCACCCAGTTTGGATCGT contains:
- the hlyD gene encoding secretion protein HlyD → MKRTLPIAILLLLAVGAAAWWYGLPERLGWLPPTGREFVLYGNVDIRQVSLGFRVSGRLSELRVDEGDVIKSGTVLAKLDAAPYEFAVRSGEANVAALRATLDKLKAGPRPTEIAQARAAYDESLADLENANLAYERARQLRPQGTISEANLDQATAAKAMAAARSASANEALKLLQEGSRAEDIAAADAQVKAAEATLASARTSLEDTELRAANDGVILSRVRETGAIVSPADTVFVLSLTAPVWVRSYVAEPDLGRIHPGMKVSVASDTAPDKPYEGTIGFISPVAEFTPKSVETPELRTDLVYRLRIVIDKPGPDLRQGMPVTVRLSPPAADGQ
- a CDS encoding ATP-binding cassette domain-containing protein; this encodes MTAAETARRTGWDDKPLVRIDGVTKRFGDAPAALDAVSGVIGGSAITGLVGPDGAGKTTLIRLMTGLMLPDTGTVEVLGFDTRKNAAGIQAAIGYMPQRFGLYEDLSVQENLDLYADLRGLPKSDRAGAFDELLTFTDLKRFTGRLAGKLSGGMKQKLGLACALLKKPRLLLLDEPGVGVDPISRRDLWKMVENLTREGIGVLWSTAYLDEAEACDHVLLLNQGKLLFSGKPEEMTERVNGRVFRVSDVSGRRRQVLAELLQADGVIDGVIQGEAIRLVAASGKTPDIGKAGDRASLASAPPRFEDAFVDMLGGGPGGRSRLAEAQEPLKAEDDRPVIEAKGLTKRFGDFTAADDISFDIRRGEIFGLLGPNGAGKSTTFKMLCGLLKPTSGEGRVAGFDLRRDAAEARNQLGYMAQKFSLYGDLTVMQNLEFFAGVYGLRGQRKRERIALMAGIFDFGRHAREPAKDLPLGLKQRLALACAVMHEPHALFLDEPTSGVDPITRREFWTHINALVEKGVTVLVTTHFMDEAEYCDRISLIYRGRSIALGSPDELKARVVTKEQPDPTMEDAFIALVQQSETEDAA
- a CDS encoding ABC transporter permease, translating into MSTSSGRLRRLFALVRKESFQAIRDPSSILIAFVLPLILLFLFGYGVSLDTTRTRIGLVTEEMTPLTQDLSASFQASRYFDVTIGRDRRLFEDDLVTGKVRGIVIIPAEFTTRYTAGNRPVIQVIVDGSDPNTANFVQNYAQGAVANWEQQRRADVASHSPAVAVEQRFWFNPELTSRNFLVPGSIAIVMTLVGTLLTSLVVAREWERGTMEAMMATPVTAVELLAGKILPYFLLGLTSMTLCVLLAVFLFGVPFRGSVVALYALSAAFLIPALGQGLLISTATKNQFLASQLALISAFLPAFLLSGFLFEINSMPEVIQWITFIVPARYLIPSLQTVFLAGDIWPMFGKAISVMLTIGAIMFVLAARSTRKRIG
- a CDS encoding ABC transporter permease is translated as MGWTRLYALIVKELLAVLRDPKGRAILIGPPIVQLLVFSYAATLEVRNVDVMILNRDSGHWGQELIERIDGSPTFRNIEVAASQAEVQVAIDNQAVIAAVEIGPDFSRNIEAGTPVDLQVVLDGRRSNASQIVAGYLSQIGAALAAETPAGRRAGAEMVSTVPRNWFNPNLTYQWFMVPNLIASIALLIGLIVTALSIARERELGTFDQLMVSPLRMHEILIGKLIPPMMIGLFHITVYILAAVFLFEVPLRGSLFLLYGSAIFYLGSVAGLGLFISALSMTQQQAILGAFLFMVPAMLLSGFATPIENMPGWLQPITLINPLRYFLVIVKGVFLKDIPLSEVVNQTIPLALIAAVTLSAAAWLFRRRLE
- a CDS encoding DUF1236 domain-containing protein, whose amino-acid sequence is MYKILLVSSALALSSLATNALADGAVTGAAGGAITGAIVGGPVGAAIGGVAGGVAGAVVDPPPREVVTYVQQQPAPTTGVVVEQPIVVGKPLPADVVVTPVPDNPKYAYTVVNNRHVIVEPRTHRVVQVIE
- a CDS encoding EamA family transporter, translating into MKSLLTSWPLWALLSAGFAALTAIFAKVGVENVNSDFATFIRTIVILLAAAVMVSISGNWQEPSSVSSRSWFFLVLSGLATGASWICYFRALKLGDAARVAPIDKLSVVFVSVFAVLFLGERLTFPNWLGVVMIAGGAVLIAYRA
- a CDS encoding Gfo/Idh/MocA family oxidoreductase, yielding MRLLVLGTGVMAKNQLARFSLIDGVTVVGAVDTDPERLSAFADKFNIEKRFLSLEEAIAWGEFDAATNVTPDRIHHPTTMALIAAGKHVFCEKPLAENYAKALEMTEAAEKAGVINMVNLTYRNVAPLQRAREMVLSGELGTIRHVEASYLQSWLVSRAWGDWRTESTWLWRLSTGHGSNGVLGDVGIHILDFAAYGAATDIDHVFARLKTFNKAPGGQIGEYLLDANDSFTMSVDFANGALGVIHASRWATGHLNELKLRIYGERGSLEVIHRPNGSELHGCLGEGIETATWTEIEVEPVATNYERFAEAVASGIQPDPNFRHAANLQKVLDLAMVTERERRELKV
- a CDS encoding ThuA domain-containing protein, whose protein sequence is MAIRTVVWGENIHETSNEIVRGIYPEGMHTAIANALNTDPAISATTATLQEPEHGLSEARLDETDVLTWWGHKDHGAVSDVVVERVAKRVWEGMGLLVLHSGHFSKIFKRLMGTPCALKWREAGERERLWTINPRHPIAAGIGEHFELENEEMYGEQFSVPEPLETVFISWFQGGEVFRSGLTWRRGAGNIFYFRPGHETYPTYHDATVQKVLINGVKWAYNPEGALTGIIDAPNVPVEKALEPIVERGPKLHQAGEAGYR
- a CDS encoding SMR family transporter — encoded protein: MSQAAIYGLLFTAIVLEVIGTTALQLSQQFTRIGPTALVVACYAAAFYCLSLTLKSIPVGIAYAIWSALGIVLISSVGLIFFKQRLDPPAIIGLGLIISGVVVVNLFSKSVSH
- a CDS encoding TetR/AcrR family transcriptional regulator, which gives rise to MSNAHHRKKQPVLVRQQLLEVAARLAASEGMAAVTLDAVSAASSVSKGGLLHHFPTKNALLDALFESLLEKFDADIEELMRRDPVPQGRFTRAYVGAVAGLKDRPDDSRSWTQVTIALLAEPRLRLRWRQWVQARAEEYVGTDSSLDAQIVRFAADGLWFADTLESHDIADAVRRNLIDRLVELTGK
- a CDS encoding group II truncated hemoglobin produces the protein MTEKVTTLYEAIGGDPTVRALTHRFYALMDKLPEASNVRAVHPPSLEGSEEKFYEYMTGYLGGPPLYTDKRGHPRLRSRHFVAEIGPVERDEWLLCFRRALDETIASQALRDLIWAPVERLAHHMQNKE
- a CDS encoding DUF423 domain-containing protein, with product MSLNARLEPVLYLFAGLFGAAGVALAALAAHGGGQANLAASASAMCLAHAPALLALALGTAKLKTAWLAGFLMIVGTLLFAGDLVTLRFGGSGLFPYAAPTGGWAMMLGWLAVAAGAVFRVRA
- a CDS encoding antibiotic biosynthesis monooxygenase; protein product: MYIAMNRFKVVTGAEGDFETVWRNRDSSLAEVPGFVEFRLLRGKASEEEGYTLYSSHTVWKSEADFQNWTKSENFRAAHRNAGDRKAMYKGPPVFEGFNVVEGI
- a CDS encoding DUF2325 domain-containing protein, translated to MARKGKKGSNREVRDSAGEDAGETSLGRSKLGGRSFLYVGGRDCQVAHLRQIASNFGAELIHHDGGLREAVSRIDTLLPSVDCVFCPIDCISHDACLRVKTGCKKFSKAFIPLRNGSKSSLERALQTMNERDNSR